In a single window of the Photobacterium profundum SS9 genome:
- a CDS encoding PhnD/SsuA/transferrin family substrate-binding protein, whose amino-acid sequence MKCWIVPSIKRVTQKNKPQNKQKSCVAGGYWLNVIGYSVVTLAAIAFSHTIFAKDPQSADSAFNQKIDVGILATRGNLEALNRWQPTMDWLERKIPNTEFVLYPYTLEQMTEAVKAQTVDFVITNPGQSVLLGRQYPLSWLATLRSQQQGGTTLAIGSALVVRNDSSYFTLTDLDNQPVAAVSDSAFGGYLTLRRKMQQRSLDPNRFFSTVDFIGFPLDAILYKLRDKHVEAAVLPVCQLETMGREGLIDFSQYRVLDNQAPVGFGCQVSTALYPNWSFAKTGKASETLAKQIARALLDLPERDPAAIAAHSLGWSAPISQLKIDKLYQDLDLHPLQKPWWQEAFTWLKSNQQWGWTFLLFVVVLNLYHFLLEYRFSRNQRLLIATQNRLKEKNAMLEHAQRVAIVGELGGSIAHEINQPLSAIRNYSQGGLVRINKGSSADDLKVVLEKIQQQVIRADDIVQRLRSLIKKRPINKQYSNVQALITDAVMLLDHDLIKHQITLSMTESGQVVPVYLDPIGFQQLLLNLVKNAMDACVLDHQKQRVQELHTQEKYQIVIHTEYLPVEKQMKLVVTDNGNGIGLEADTALLQSAFFTTKEEGLGLGLAICRDVVEDHHGTLTMASNSPHGCRIEVRLPYIGNTEN is encoded by the coding sequence ATGAAGTGTTGGATAGTGCCTAGCATTAAAAGAGTGACACAAAAAAATAAGCCTCAAAATAAGCAAAAATCATGCGTTGCTGGTGGATACTGGCTTAACGTGATCGGTTATTCTGTGGTGACTCTTGCTGCTATCGCTTTTTCTCACACTATTTTCGCGAAAGATCCCCAGTCTGCCGATAGTGCCTTTAATCAAAAAATTGATGTGGGTATTTTAGCCACTAGAGGTAATTTAGAAGCTTTAAACCGTTGGCAGCCAACCATGGATTGGTTAGAACGTAAAATTCCCAATACTGAATTTGTATTATACCCGTATACGCTTGAACAAATGACGGAGGCGGTAAAAGCCCAAACCGTCGACTTTGTGATCACCAACCCTGGCCAGTCTGTGCTATTAGGGCGTCAGTATCCCCTTTCTTGGTTAGCAACGTTAAGAAGCCAGCAACAAGGTGGAACGACACTGGCAATAGGTTCTGCGTTAGTGGTGCGTAATGATTCCTCGTATTTTACGCTTACCGATTTAGATAACCAGCCAGTAGCTGCGGTATCTGACAGTGCATTTGGTGGCTATTTAACCTTACGCCGAAAGATGCAGCAACGGAGCTTAGACCCGAATCGCTTTTTTTCGACCGTCGATTTTATTGGTTTTCCACTCGATGCCATTTTGTACAAATTACGCGATAAACACGTAGAAGCGGCGGTTTTACCCGTTTGCCAGCTAGAAACAATGGGGCGGGAAGGGTTAATCGATTTTAGCCAGTATCGAGTCTTAGATAACCAAGCACCAGTGGGTTTTGGCTGCCAAGTATCAACCGCGTTATACCCTAATTGGTCTTTTGCCAAAACAGGTAAAGCTTCTGAAACCTTAGCCAAGCAAATTGCGCGCGCATTATTGGATCTTCCTGAGCGGGATCCGGCGGCAATCGCTGCGCATTCATTAGGTTGGTCGGCACCGATCAGTCAATTAAAAATTGATAAGTTGTATCAAGATCTCGATCTTCACCCGTTACAAAAGCCATGGTGGCAAGAAGCATTCACTTGGCTGAAGAGTAACCAACAATGGGGTTGGACGTTTTTACTCTTTGTTGTCGTGCTCAACCTATATCACTTTTTACTGGAGTACCGTTTTAGCCGCAATCAACGATTATTAATTGCAACTCAAAACCGATTAAAAGAAAAAAATGCCATGCTAGAACATGCCCAAAGGGTGGCTATTGTCGGCGAGTTAGGTGGCAGTATTGCTCATGAAATCAACCAGCCGTTATCTGCTATTCGTAACTATAGCCAAGGTGGTTTAGTGCGAATAAACAAAGGATCATCAGCGGACGATCTTAAAGTGGTATTAGAAAAAATCCAGCAACAAGTTATTAGGGCTGATGATATTGTTCAGCGGTTACGATCTTTGATAAAAAAACGGCCGATCAACAAGCAATACAGTAATGTGCAGGCATTGATCACTGATGCTGTTATGTTGCTAGATCATGACTTAATAAAGCATCAGATTACGTTATCGATGACAGAAAGCGGACAAGTTGTGCCTGTCTACCTTGATCCGATTGGTTTCCAACAATTACTGTTGAACCTGGTTAAAAATGCGATGGATGCCTGTGTATTGGATCATCAGAAGCAGCGCGTTCAGGAACTGCATACTCAAGAAAAGTATCAAATAGTGATTCATACCGAATACCTACCAGTAGAAAAACAGATGAAGCTGGTGGTAACGGATAATGGTAATGGTATTGGTTTGGAAGCGGATACTGCGTTATTACAGAGTGCTTTCTTCACCACAAAAGAAGAGGGATTAGGTTTGGGTTTAGCTATATGTCGTGATGTGGTTGAAGATCATCACGGT